Below is a window of Rhodamnia argentea isolate NSW1041297 chromosome 11, ASM2092103v1, whole genome shotgun sequence DNA.
TGTAAACAGgttcaaagaaaaattcatttacAACCCGCATATAGTTAGGTTTCAAATTCAAACCAAATCGCCAAGCCATCTTCATAAGCTCACGTGTTGACTTAGTCCGAACCACAGTGTTAAATTATGAGTCACTCTTCTCTTATGGTGTTGTTTAAAGTGGACGAAATCTCTCTCTTAGTCCGATTTGGTGCGGGTCGAATCGAATCGTACCGATTATTAGGGTTTGGTTCAATTCTATTTCGATACGTAAAACCGCTTTGTTTTGGCTCTATTTTGGTCGAACCGTACTTACGCGATTTCAGCTTGGTTTGACCTTCCAACTACATTGTGCTTATTTTCGGCTCTCGCGATTTTCAAATCGTCATGCATGAGTGAATTCACCAACATTTCTGTCTTGGCATTTGATGGATGCTTTGTTAAGGTCACCAATTGTGAGGAACCCAATTCCTCATAGTAGAATCAAACCAGTCATTAGTCTTCTTGCTTCTGCCATAGAGacatttcgatcaaaattaagaaaacacaGTCCCTAAACCCATGATACATGTTCAGTTTAATTcttgaattataagaaaatgttcattattatccccgaacttgaattaatggaaggataacattgcacattttcatatagttcagaaATTAAgctgaacatgtaccaaaatttaTGAATCATGTTGAACAAATCGAAAGTTTAGGGACCGTATTGTACATTGGACTATAATTATTATGATGGGAACGTTGATAAGCTATGTAAATAAGAGTAGGAAAGTAAATATAAAGCTTGGTAATTTGCAAACTATAAAGGACGCGTTCATAAGTTACCaacaaattttctgaaatttttttttttttcaccaagcATTTTTTTTACTGACAGTTTTTCACACCTACAATAGTTTAAAAATTTGCAATAGAACAATTACACTGTCCTTTACATTATGCTAGTTGCTAGAGACGGCCTCTGATTAATGATGATGGCCCAAGACAATAAGCAGCCTTCGATAGGACTAATCAAACGAGATGTTCACATCTGCACGAGATCTTGTACGCTGATTGGAGAACAAACGTTTGTGTCGTTGAAACACCGCGAAGCTAAGATCGACGACGCCACATCGGTCGGATGATATCCGTCCCAAAAGAAGTGTTTACCGGCGTCAGGGCATGGGGTCAGGAATGGAATGCACGACAAAGTTCCATTCCCCCACGTTTTGCAACAAGGATTTTTCGAGTCCGTCAAGCCTATTTCAACACGGTAAAGATATTTTAGCAGGACTCGGGTCCATGCGCCGATCGGATCCAAAAGCGGTCATCGGATCCAGAATTGGTGTCACGTGGTGCGATGGTTACGATGGATCCGAGCCCATGAACTTAATCGTGGTAAGGAATGGCTGAATGTATTTTAGTCCAAGCCTCTAGAAATCATTAATCAATTGATCGAGTAAAGCCTTTCCCAATTGATATGAGTTGAGTCCATACCGTATTCCGAGGGATTGATTACCGCGTCATAGCAAAGCCCATTCACTCTACCGAGAACGAACATTGAACCCGCAAGACTGGATGTCATGTTCTCTAGCACCGGTTGAAGCATCTGATTGAAGTAGGAAACTAGCAAATTTTGTCCTCCGTCGCATACTCCGCCGTCCTTCGATTTCTTCGCGCTCGTCGGCATGCAACCGATGGGGCCAATCTCAAAGACAACAAACTTTCTCGCTCCCACATTATATAATCTCTGcaataatttttcccaatttgtgCTGAGACTCGATTCTTAACCTGAGATGTACCTAGACGAGTTTCCTGGATATTTTCTATCATGAAATCAGCAAGTTGGTAGAATCACGGAGTACCTCTAGATGCTGAGAAAGCCCGGCAACGAGGAGCTTCGCGAATGGCGGAGGCTCGTAGGTTTTGCTGGTGCTGTAGAGCACTGGATTGAGGTAGTTCTCGAGGTAGTCGTCGCTGCCGATCGCGAAGGCGAGGATGGACTTGGCCAAATTGGCGGAGACCTCGTCGGAGCTCTTGAGGAGTCTTGGTAAATCATTAACGGCATGACTCTCAAACAACCTCACTTGGTCACCCAAGTTAAGACATTTTCCCTGCAAAAACAGTTACCACGTCATGAGTTTCCAAAGTTCTAATTCAAGCCGGTCTCACAAatacattttctatttcttttttcgtaATGTCCACGCGAAATTTATGATGTTCATGAGCTCATACCGAGTAGCTTCCTGTTTCAGGGAGAATGCCACATGCCCCGGACGCGAAATTCAGTCCGGTGACCACTCCTGATGTCCTAAAACTCAGGTATGGTGGTGGATAAGGCAGCCCCATAAATTCGGCTagcaaatcaagaaaaaataatgagaaaatgttgttaaaaaacaagtgaaataaaaaagagagcaaatgaAAGTAATTCGGAGCTATTACTATAGTTGCGATGATGTTTGATTCGTGAGAAGAGATTTTGAAACCGAGAATCGAGGCGTTAGATATCGATACATACCGAGGAAGTCGGCAACGGTCCTCCCATTGGTGAACCGCCCGGTGGCACCTCTCGGGAAATCGTGGCCGTAAGGGAGGTAATTGACTTTGGAGAGGGTGGGCAGCAGGTTGTTGTTGCCGCTGTCGAACAGCGAATCGCCAAACACATACAGCGCTGGTGCGAGTGGCGGTGGCGAGGACGACGAGCACGCTGCTCGCATTTGAAATCGAATCACCATGAGCAAGAACGCacaaaatttagaaatcatcCTCCTGTCATTTCTCATGGTCCCGACCTCGAAATCGATTACAACGCTGCCGTTTGATCGGacaggaggaaggagaagaaggaggaggaggagggggcaAAGTTCAAAACCGGGAAACTGTTAAGGTTGAGGACTGGATCTACGTGAAAGTGATGTCCTCATGATGAGTACGTAGCTTTTGTGTGAGTGTGTTTTTATATAACTTGTGCGAGAATTTTGCTTCTACGTAATATGGCCATGAACTGAGCACTAACATAAATGAATTACACGCATGAACCTCACATTCCCATTCTTTATTACTTTGGTCCTGATGAGTTGTCCAATTACTACACGATTACAATTGACTTGTGACTTGGTGTGTGTTGCGCGTCGAGATCCTTCAACAGGGCCTTCGTGGTTATGGATTCTTGGCTCAAAATGACTAAAGCCCAAAATGGGTtgctaacgcgagaatcttttatcgaacttaatccgttcgttttccgaaaaggggttctggatcagttttggacagagagtatcaaatgcagtagatgtctttattaacacaaaaggtGTGTGACGGACTCTCAATAACTTTGACAGCCCAACACGTGCAATAGTCGAGGTGTGTAGCAAGCTTCGATACAActctggaattaaattgacaGGGCCGGACAgaaatgtaggacacaatgctagaattcaatcaacaagacTGGACGGGGAATTATATGACACAATACCATAATTGAATCGATGCTCTTGGACAAGATGGACgaagggtacaacaccggaattaAATCAACGGTATCGAACCTAGTGAGCggacgtcggaatctaatcaacgacacctaactctggatatgaaactcgccggaattgaatcgacgacgggaatctggaAAACTAcggctaggctaggctaaaggctaagagctagttgaaaagataagtgtttTGTGTTTGTTGTCTTTGTGTCTTGCTATTCGGGGGCATTTATAGGCAGACCTTTTGATAACTgtcgagcggtttcttcctttggccccacgttctatccttttccataagccacgtggataaCTCTTTCGACGGTTTcttagtcttcgcgccttttctttttacctcgtggggattacctcCAATCTTTTAGTAACCGCTCTGATCGTGGCTTTTCTCCGGGTGCTTTTCTGGAAGGAAATGGCGctagaatttaccccgacacgtggcacatGTTTGATCGTTACGTACCTTCCCTCGGTGTTCTTTTCTGTAGCCGATTGTCGCCCTCTCACGTACTTGTCACGAgccttcttggattatttttaagtgtcaacagtgTGCACACATTTGAATGCCAGCCACGAAGATCAGATATAGCTAAGATTTGtgcaagttttttttaatgattgttTGTCACAGTGATAGTGCAAAAGCTCTATGTAAGTCACCAAGATGTGATGAACAATACATTGaaaccagcaaaaaaaaattgaacttccGCGTGGAAGATCTTCGTTCGACGAAAACAAGGTTGGAGCAATTTAGTGGCTCACGCTTGTCGACTGCCAATATATGGTTGACGAAACTATTTTTAGAAGACGTATCTGCTATATGTTTCTAATTTTGAGATGTTTGTATCTCATATATGAGTTGTCATTTTCCATGATACTtgcataaattttctttttatggaagAAGTTTCGATACATTTGTCGGGACGCACGATTTGAGAAAAGCTTTACTCATATtcactttgaaatttgaaaagaaaaatggaaagcgACGGTCGCTTTTTAATCGATGTTATATTATCATAAGATGCTCTCGAATCGCACCCATGCAAAACgttcttttttttgccaatcctATGTAACTACAACACAAATCAAAACGACTTGTCGAGCCCAAACCATAAATGGAACTACAACACAAATCAAAACGACCTGTCGAGCCCAAACTATAAATGGAACATTTAACAACAAATGCGGGGAGCTCATTATATCGCCTAGAGAGGACAATGTCTTTTAGTTGCCCAGAAGGGATAACTGCTACGCTCGATCCTCctcacctgttttttttttttttttcccttcttccttttgccATAAAAAGATCCTTGTGACATTTTTTATGTGCTTTAACTCAAGATTTGGaggatattttccaaaaaataattgattaaatctcttaaaaaaattagccaacggaaaatatatattttttttttatcgaaggaaaagattttcattatcgataacaatttatgcccGACTATTTTTCTGGGTATTCGTGAAAGAGACACAGccttaagagagagaaaaaaggtgTATAGAGAATGATTAAGCACTTGAATTAGTAGATTCTGTGTTCAAATCACGGCATATGCTACTCATATTAACCTTTCAAATGTCACGCCCGCCGTCCGGTGGACGGCGCCTTGCTCAATACCGAGCGATATCTAGCATTATTTTCGCAGGCATTAGTCGAACTAAAAAGGTTGATACGCCAGCCTTCTAAAAGAAAGTCCTTCAATCCACATCAATTTTATATGGCTTAAATTCTCGAAGAACCCCCCAACAATAAGCTGCGCAATTTTCTTTCTGCATTCTCCTAAACATTAGGGCGCAGCTGCGTATAAAACTactgaaaaaccctaaaatattCTTCCCTCTATCCTCTGGGGCGACGAACCGGATCCCCTAGACAGCTCGACAGAACAGCCCATTGACTCGTTAATTTAGCATATCTCCTGGCAATTAATAGCCAGATACGAACCAATACTtacttccttcctttcttcctcttGGAGAACACGATTTGAGGAACAAGAGAGATCCACAATGTCCCGATGTTTCAGCATCTGTCACATGGTCACCAACCTCCAAAGACGTGAAACCctaaacaaatcaaataaaaaaaaaattgctgcaGGTCAAAAATGATCGAACCACTACTACCTCTACCATTTTCCAATTATTTAACTTGGCCAATACGGATTGTTGAGTAGATTATAGATTAATAGCTTGGTTACCCAATTTTGAACTTGATCTCACTCCATTGACTCAACATCAATGTGCTTCAATTTGATATGTCAACTTCATTAAGTGCATCAACGAGGTACCTCTAGTTTTATTCCATGTAAATGGAGATGACAAAATGGGTCAATAACCCATATTCTAATCCATATTTAAGAGTgtagtcataaatgggttacttaaCAAATTTTAATAGGTCACTTAACAATTAAATATGTCTTAAATGGGTTTTAAACGAGTCATAAATGACTTAGTTAACTATCTTAagtgaataataaaaatattttctgactttttttattatttgttgtattttttctttatttctttttttttttcaccaatgACGGCATAGGCTAGTAGATCCTCGCCAAATCGGGCGAGGTTCAGGGGCCTCTCCCGTGGCCTGTGAGGGCTTGCGGTTGGCGAGGGTTGGGCGGCCCTTGccagattttgaaaaaaaaaggaaaacgaaaatttaaaataaaaaacaaataaaaatcaattttttattttttaattataaatattgtccacaatgttttagtaatacaatttttttaataattcataattttgctaaatttgattaaatatggaagtgcATTAGTAATATGAGTTGAGTTAGGTATGTGTTGAGTCATTATATTTATactacatgaaaatgggtcaaaacgggttagtCAATATGGATTGGACCATATTCGACTCAATTAATCAATCCGACCCACctgtttgacacctctacaTGTAAGTTCATCAATTTGATTGTCATTTTTGTTCATGTATTGAGCTGTGATTTGCTCACTCCTATCGTGTATTCATACATCACATGTTCTAAAGGTGCCGGCAAGGAGTCGGAAGGCAACATTCTGTGATGTGGAAATTTCGGTAGTATGTGTGTTTGCAAAACATATGGAGGTATTAGTTGGCTCTTGATGAGTGCTTCGAAtgtattttatgaattttatgaatttttgacaCAATACATCAATATAAAATATCTAgtattttttcttctctataaatGAGATTAACAAtaattaggctccgtttgttttgtgaaaaatgaggtgtttctagaaaaatattttccaaaaagttatTGTCCAGGAAATGATAATATCTTTTGGTATTCGgctgaaacctaaaaataaactgaaaaatatttttcgatattcagtatggaaaataggatttgatttTCATCCATGAactccttttaataaattttatttttatttttatttttttatttttcaattttcaatttttatttttatgtttttaacttttctttttcttttcccctcttctGCCGGTCCCCGCAAGTGAGCTTGAGCCTTGCCACAGGCTGGCGAGGCTTGGACTCACTCGCCTACTGTTGATCGCTGGTGACCAACCaaagaataaggaaaaataaaaaaaaataaaaataaaaagaagagaaaagagaaaaattaaatattaaaaaaattaatttttttaatgtgtttatttcatgagagaaaaatattttccttgactcatttatttttcatgaatcaaacgtcgaaaaattcaaaaaatattttttataattattttttgcgaaacgaacGAATTATAATCCTGTCcacttttatctttattttattttgaaattaactTGATATTGCGTGTATTGTAATGCGTCCAACCTCGTCAGaatgggttaaaaaaaaaaaaaaagcaaacaagaAGGGACAAATGGGAAAATCGCCATGAGAGGGCAAACTTCATCCTCCACAATACCCCACATTTGCACAGTTCAGTCGGGTCCTTCCTTAAATTATTGTACCTCTCATCGCACCATCCAATCAATAAAGGTGAATAGATATTTCCTTACCTAATTACATTTACTCCTTCCTGACAGTCTCTTCCTACTCCCTCCCACACGGCGACTTTCCATTTTTCTAGACTCTTTTGTTCAACTTTCTCGTGAGGCTTGGCTCTATCAAGAACGCCTATTGCTTCCTGGATTATTATCTCGAGAACTAGCCCTAAAATTAGGGTAAACAGGGGGGATTTACCCGTATTGGGCTGATCTTACTGTTGTTTGTTTGGAGGTTTTAATGTTAATCACAAGTTGGCAAGTGTCCATGAACGAATAGAAACTTTGTTGATCTCTTCACAATCTCAATGGGTATATTTGGTATTCTGAGTTATGGGGGCCAATGTCAACTTTTTACCTTCTCGATGACTGCTACTTTTCGTTCAACAGtgctttccttttcaatttagggtgaacttcaatttggttaTTTCAATAGTAACGTTTGTTTCTTGGTTGAAAATATGTTagtatttaaggtaaatttgcgCTGGGCAGTTATTGCGTTCATATCTTGGTTTCGTAATGTTCGAGAAGCCTTTATTGTGGCCATGTTTTCTTTAATGGTTTGCTTTGTACGCAACAAGAGCGCTAAAAGGCTAAAAAGACGCTGTGTATGAATATAAATCTTGATGTAAAATTTCGCTGCCCACGACACCGCATGGGTAAGTGATTAGTTTGATATGGATTCGTTTGCCTAATTGTCTACACTAGTTGATAGTCCGaaataaaagaacataaattCGACCCGTTTTGAACATAATAGTATTTTGTTTTGGGGGGTTTAAGTATTAAACCTCTAGCACCTCTGTGAGGCTAATGAGATGGGGCTAGCCTCTAgcacattgtttcaaaaaaaaaaattatgattttataattttatgccTTGATTGCATTACAATGAAatgtcttaaaagttttggtATAATTTCCTCTTTTATCCAGCAAGAGCCAGTTGAAGCTAAAATGCCCGATTTTCGAAATCAAAACGAGAAAAGTTAATTAACTTTTGCAGCAATATCATTGGGATGAGTCGACTTACATTCAATGAGGGGGAacgaaattaatccaaatcaTTTCACCATCATAAAGAAATACATCAAGTGCTTAAGTATATGATGAATCTAGCTCAAGGATCAAATCAAGAATAATCGAGCTATACTCATTCATTGGCGATTGGATTTCTGCATTTCAcgtgctagagagagagagatatttgatAATGGTAAAATAATTGTTACAGAATAAGTATTACTGAATTACAAGTCATTAAATACTTATTTTTGTTAATCAGGCTTTGAGGTTGTGATTTATACCTAATCTGTAACTTAGTTAAAGGTGGTCCTGTTTCATCCGTTTATACGTTTCTTGGCGTTCTGGCCAAAGATCAAAGTGTGCTGTATCCCTTTCTTAATAAAGTGATCTCGAGGCTTtaaaaaaatgcttttatttatttatttatcttttgcttttttctaaaaattcaaaaataaaaaaatatatatttcgtACATCGATTTTTGGACTTTAAGAGATTTGAAAAAGTTTGGCTTGTCAATGAGATTAAATTACATTaagaataattttaaaaaaaattggaaaaagtgaaAATCCTCCCAAAACAAGGTGGCCCAGGAAAATGAAACCTCATTTGTTTTCTCGTTGGTTTTCTATGTGACGATGAAAATTCGTGACCTCCAAAAAGGCGCTGCTGCTTAGAGCTCCAATCGGGAAAAATGCAGGAAGCGGGCATGTCCAAGCGTTTCCAACTCAAACATCACCGTCTGTATTGTCCGAAACATGCCATCCCACGTGTCGTCTCTCTCCCTGTCCCTTCGAGTCCTTGacttttcactctctctctctctctctctctctctctcgctcgttcGCTCGCCTTCACTCCTCTGTTgtcagactctctctctctctctctctctacccacttccattttctttctttctacaaGTAGAAGTGCCCAtagcagagagacagagagagagagagcgctggAATTTGACAGAAATTTTGGTGTTTGAGGAAGCAAAAGGAATTGGGGTGGTTCAGTTCTTTGTTTCTGCAAGTAGGAGTGTCgcagcgcagagagagagagggagagggagagctgATATTCTACAGAGAAAGTTTGGAATTTGAGAAAGCAGAAGGGATTGGGGTGGGTTTTTGCAATGAAAGGTGAAGGGAAGACGGTCATGATGAAGTCGAAACTGAAGTGGGTAGGTTTGGTGGGTCTTGTTCTATCGGCTCTCTCACTCTTCGTGCACTTCTTGCTCGCCAGATTCACTGAGGACGGCTTCTCTGACTATCAAGCTTCCATCACCATCTTCTCTTGGAGACCCATCTTTGAGAATGTCGACATCCCCACCACAGTAATTCCCCCAAGTCTCCCCTCTTAAAgatctcatttttttgttgcctctttgtcttgcatatttcactTCTTTGCccgtgtctttttttttgtcaagggAATTCTTTCACACTTACTTATGAAGCTGCCCGGTGTCTAGTTCTCGTTTTTGCGCTTCCTGTTGTAGATGCATTTTGTTCGAGCtccgttctttctttctttctttcttttttttgtaattgttgTTCTGCTTGAATTAGTGATAGTGTGCAGTTTTTTGGTTTTCGGGGCTTTAGGATTGTCTGCAATGAACAGGAAAATTAGTGGGTGTCCGAAAAGATGCTTTTGGTTTGTTCTCCTTCTGTTGTCTTGATTTCGGGTTTCTTTTCTAGTTTGGATCTGTTTTTCTCGTGGTAAGGAATCTATGGTCCGCGGCCAAATCTGCAATGTGGGTTCTTGTGCTCCTgttcttttgaattttattttcatcaCCATTACCCCTGatatttattaaattcatgAAGCAGAGTCCATTGTATAGAAGGCTATGGGGTCAGATAAGGCAGCTTGAATCTTTGCATCCTCGTGCCAATCCAAGAGGAGATTATGCAGGTTATAACTTGCATCTAATCTTGTTACACCGCTGTTTATTTGTTGTTTCCAtagtttcctctctctctctctctctctcttcttcttttttcattagaATAGCTTAGGAACATGTTCCATATCCAGTATAGAGCCTAGAACGCGTTCCAGTTTTTAGTTTGATAATGTCAACTCTTCTCTTCAAGTTTGATAATGTCACTCTGCTCTTCAAGTTTGATAATCTCATTAGTTCCTACAATTTTGTTATAGATGTGGCATAATTTCTTGCCTGAAGCAATTtgtggaaggaaaaaaggatGGTGAGATTGAACATGTGCGTCAGTTAAGGATTCTATCACAAAAAAAGATGGTCAGATTGAACATGCGCATTCGTTGAGGATTTTATCTTTTCGATTGTTCATGAGCTTCTTGACTTGATCCTTAGCTTTCTACTTCTAATTTCTATGTAATAGAGTGCTTTCTGTTGGGCCGATCATCTGCTGTTGGAGGGGTAACTCGCCCACTTGTCCAAGCTCTATAATAAAATCTTGTCGGCATTTTGATTTTAGAATTCACTAACTAACTTAAGTAAATGGCAGAACCGAGTTTGCAGACAAATGGCTTTATCTTTGTCAGGATACAAGGAGGTTTCCATGAGATACGAAACTCGGTATGGATGAGATGCTTAAATTgctcaatttaattaaaattattcTGATAAATCAAAGGCTTGAGTGAGATCTTCTTAATCCCACAGATATGCGACGTAGTGGCGGTGTCTCGGCTTCTTAATGCGACATTAGTCGTTCCAGAGATCCAATCTACCACGAGCAGTAAAGGCATCAGGTGTGtagggtgtgtgtgtgtgtgttccaTGTTACATTTTCTCCTTGCCCAAGTTTTGTGATTTCTATCCATCTTAATCAAAGGCTATGTGTGTTACTTTACATGCAGCTCAGAGTTCAAGAGCTTTTCCTATCTCTACAATGAGGAGCAATTCATGACAGCATTGGCAAAGGATGTTAGAGTAGTTAAGACCCTTCCAAAAGATCTAAAAGGggcaaggaggaagaagaagatcccACTTTTTAGGGTTCCACACCAGGCCTCACCATACTTTTTTCTCCATCATGTTCTCCCGGTACTGAACAAGCATTCAGTTGTTGAATTGGTGGTCTCCGATGGTGGATGCTTACAGGTATGACTTAAAAATCTTCTATAATTTGAGGATGTTCTCGCTTGTGATTTGAGAAAAATCTTTTCTAGGGATATCAGTACTGATTTGTTATTTGTTAATTGGGAAAGGGCTGGCAGATTTTAGATGTAATTGCCAGAAGATGTTTCTGAAGATATTCTTCCTTGTCTGTTTTGCTGCATGCGTTTTTCAACCACATTATAAGCTACAATCCCCTGCCTATGTTTCTTAGTGCTCTTCAACATTTCTGGTAGCAATATTATTAGAGCTGTTGAATCTATTCTTTTATTCGACACGGAGTTTGCATCTGGGTGCTAATTCTTCGCCTCAATTTGTAGTATGTGTGGAATCAGTTCTTCCCATCAATGTATGTGTTGAGGTGTCTAGTGAACACTGTGAAATCCCCTAAGGCAACCATGCACccaattttataatttgaaacCTGGGAAGTTTCTATGGGATCTTCTAGACGGGGAGTGAATGTCCTAATATGACATGCCATTGTCTTGTCACGATCGCCTCCCAATTTTCAAACTCTCTTATATTGGGCCTTATCCAGGCTATACTTGCGCCCCAGTTTGAAGAGCTTCAGAGGCTGAGATGTAGAGTCTCTTTCGATGCTCTTCGATTTAGACAGGAGGTCCAGGAACTGGCTACTAATATTCTGCATAGGtgattgattgcttgtgattcCATTTTTTCTCATCTGCTAAGTTTTACAGCATTTCACTTATCTTCAGTGTAATTTCTAGATTACGTTCCCCTGGACGGCCATTCATAGCGTATGATCCTGGGTTGACAAGAGATGCCTTGGCATATCATGGTTGTGCTGAGTTGTTCCAG
It encodes the following:
- the LOC125312940 gene encoding GDSL esterase/lipase 7-like, encoding MRFPGFELCPLLLLLLLLPPVRSNGSVVIDFEVGTMRNDRRMISKFCAFLLMVIRFQMRAACSSSSPPPLAPALYVFGDSLFDSGNNNLLPTLSKVNYLPYGHDFPRGATGRFTNGRTVADFLAEFMGLPYPPPYLSFRTSGVVTGLNFASGACGILPETGSYSGKCLNLGDQVRLFESHAVNDLPRLLKSSDEVSANLAKSILAFAIGSDDYLENYLNPVLYSTSKTYEPPPFAKLLVAGLSQHLERLYNVGARKFVVFEIGPIGCMPTSAKKSKDGGVCDGGQNLLVSYFNQMLQPVLENMTSSLAGSMFVLGRVNGLCYDAVINPSEYGLTDSKNPCCKTWGNGTLSCIPFLTPCPDAGKHFFWDGYHPTDVASSILASRCFNDTNVCSPISVQDLVQM